The Nitrosococcus watsonii C-113 genome includes the window GCCCATAACCACACCCTTTTTCATTGATAAATTTGTTGATCTGGTTTTGCCTTTAATAAATATGTTCAGCTAGCCAATTCCCAAGAAAAATCTTCCATAATGTGTTTAATTTTGCTGCGATAAGAAACGTCATTGAAGGTACAAAAACTAAACCAAAAACCTACTATAGGTATTATTTAATTCCATTAGACTAAGTATTTCTAAAGCTTATGACGGCAAAAATATAGAGAAGCTAGTAAACAGCAACAGACCTAAAAGCGGGAAGATTCCTAGATTCAGACAACCTTTAACTTTATCTAACATTTATGACATAAATCCCTTCTACGTATAACATAGAGTAGATATAAAAATTCTACTTTATAATAGGAATTTTTTGCTTATAGTACACTTAACTATTAATGCAGTAGGGGTGAATCTATTTCAATAAAAATAAGAGGGACACTCCCTAAAAGGTGTTATGGGTAATTTTCCTTCCGGGGAGAAAGATATTCACTTTCCCATGGCCACCCGCTCGCAGATTCTGGCTGATTCCTTCGCCTTTCCTAAGCAAAGCAGTTCCTTAAAAATTTAACTCATGCGTTTCTAGTAAGCAGCCATGATCCCGATAATAACGATAACGTTGACGGCCAGCATGGCGATGATTCTCATCCTGGCCGATAATTTCTGCTACTCTTTGGAAACGGGAAAAAAAAGCAGGTACTTCCGCGCAAAGATTAATCAAGAGTTCCAGCTTTCCTTCCGGTTCTCTCTCATAACCAATGAGTACAGGGGATTCATCCGCTTCCTCGCTATTAATCAGGGCATGGGGCACAAAGCTACCCTGACGGAAGGTCCATAAGAGCTCATCCATTTCCTGGGCCTGGGCTTGGTTTTCCGTCTGGATATAAATCTGATGGCCAAGCCGGTAGGCTTTCTCGGTTAACTTGCAGGCAAACCGTTTGCTGGCTTGTGGCTGGTGGCTGGTCAACAGGTAGAAATCGACCTTGGTCATCAGCGGTTATGAAGCTTTCGCTTCTTGGGCGTGTTGAATAAGATACTGGGTGAGCAAAGGCACCGGACGCCCGGTTGCTCCTTTTTCCTTACCGCTGAGCCAGGCGGTGCCGGCAATGTCCAAGTGGGCCCAACGGAACTCTTCGGTAAAGCGGGCTAGGAAACAAGCCGCCGTAATGGAGCCGGCCTCCCGGCCACCGATGTTGGCCATATCCGCAAAATTACTGTCTAGTTGCTGCTGGTAATCGTCCCAGAGGGGAAGCTGCCAGGCGCGGTCACCACTGGTTTGCCCAGCAGCAAGCAAACAATCCGCTAAGGGTTGATCGTTGCTCAGCAAGCCGCTGGCGTGGGCACCCAGGGCAATCACGCAGGCCCCCGTAAGGGTTGCTACATCAATAACCACGTCGGGCCGGTAGCGTTTGCTGTAGGTCAGGGCATCGCAGAGAATCAAACGGCCCTCGGCATCCGTGTTCAGAACCTCGATGGTTTGGCCCGACAAGCTGGTGAGTACGTCTCCCGGTTTGTTAGCCGCGCCGTCGGGAAGATTTTCCGAACTGGGTACAACGGCGATCACGTTGAGGGGCAATTCCAGTTCGGCACATGCCTTCATCGTCCCTAAAACGCTTGCCCCGCCACACATATCGTATTTCATCTCGTCCATGCGTTCCCCTGGTTTGATGGAGATGCCGCCCGCATCGAACGTCAATCCCTTGCCTACCAGCACAATGGGTTTTTGCTTGCTAGGAGCGCCTTTATACTCCAGGATGATGAGCTTGGGCGGTTGTCGGCTGCCCCGGGATACGGCAAGCAGCGCCCCTAGGCCCAATTTTTCCATTTCGGCTTGCTCCAGAATTTTTGCTTTTAATGACTTGTATTCTTTAGCTAACCGGCGGGCTTCGTCGGCCAAATAAGTAGGTGTGCAGATATTCCCCGGCAGATTGCCCAAGTCTCGGGCCAAACTAACTCCTTTGGCAATGGCCTGACCCCACTGGATACCCTGTTCCGCTAGTGGCTGTTGGGACCGTTGCTCCAATAGTAAAGTGAGCTTGGCGAGTGGTTTTTTTAAGGATTCTTTTTTACTCTTAGTATGTTCGTAACGATACAAAGCCTGCTCGGCCGTTTCTACGATGAGCCGCGCCCATTGGGTAAGTTCCTCGTCCTTGGTCTTCGCTTCTAGCGGACAGACCATTGCCTCGGTGGCACCGCAGGTTTGCAGTGTTTTGACGGCGCTCGACCAGCTTTGGCGTAAATCCTTGGCCGTTACCTTGTCCTTCTGGCCGCAACCCATCAGTAGAACCCGCTCGGCTTTAACTCCGGGGAGATTAAAAAGCAGAAGAGTTTGCCCCTTTTTGCCGGCAAAATCCCCTTGCTTGATAAGTCGAGACACATAACCTTCACTAGCTTTATCAATTCGCTGGGCAGAGGGAGAGAGTTTTTCGTCTTCGTAGACGCCTACTACAAGGGCAGCAGTGCGTTGTTTTTCAGGTGTTCCACTGGTGGCGTGAAAATTCATAACGACTCCTAGATAAAGGTTATTATTCGTATTCTGTTTTCACAGGAATAGATATTCAGGATGGTAAGTCATTTTAAAGGGATTGACGACTCAAAACTCAAGCATTGATATTTCAATTTTTGGTGGAGCACGTTAGTTGGGCTTTATTTCATGTGGTGTAAATGAGTCGCTTTTGCTTGGAAGCTCAAATCGCGGATGCGGACACAGGACGCTTGCTCATTCTACGGCTGCTTGGTTTGAAACCGGAGGGTCCCGAGCGGCCCTTCCAAGTTTATCCAGCGCGGGAGGATTAGTAGGGAGGTCGATGAGGTAAGCTAGGTCCATATCCTTGGTGTTCGAGTTTTCCAATCCTCATATATCCGCATTTTGGCGCAGCGAGTTAAAAGTGAGTATCCATAAAAAAGGATACTCCTATAGGTTAAAATGGAATTTATTGAGGAGGAAGAGGATGGGAGCTAATCGAAGGCCATGCTGGTTCCCGTCCATCCATTAAAGTGCATAATTAGGGTTATTTCACGACTCGTAATGAGGGTTTGCGGCTTCCTTCATCTGGAGCAGGAGGAGGGGGCTCGCTGTCGTGATCGCCTTTCTGGAATGCCATCCCTTGCCCATTTTCTCGTGCATATATAGCAAGGGTAGCCTGGACCGGGAATAAGGCTTTGTAGGGAGTTCCAGAAAAGCGGGCAGAAAAGCTGATCCAATCGTTTTCTAGGCAGAGATTGCGAACTGAGTTTGGATGGATATTAAGAATAATTTTGCCCTCGGAGGCATGTTGTTGGGGAATCTGAACACCGGGTAGCGTGGTATCCACCAGCAGGTGAGGAGTTAAATCATTATCAACAATCCACTGGTATAAAGCCCGAATGAGGTAGGGACGGTTTGAAGTCATGGGGTGATTAGGGTTATCGGCCATTGCTAGATAGTGTGCTGGTGGCTTTGGTTTGCATTGCTCGTTCAGCGGCGCTCAGGCTTTGTTGAAATGAATTGCGGGCAAAAATACGATTAGCATAATCCCCCACAAGTTTGGCTTGGAGGGGGAGTTCAGTTTCCAGAGCGAGCAACCGCCATAGTAGAGGTGCCAAGGCGCAGTCTAATAGGGAAAATTCTTCATTCATGAAGAAGGGCGTTTTCTCGAAGGCCGGACTTAGTATGGTGAGATCTTCAATCAGCATTTTGCGCGTTTTAGACGATATATTAGGACGATGGGTTTTGGTACCGCCAAGTAAGCGGTACCAATCTTGATCGATACGGTGCAGCATGAGTCGAATTCGCGCTCTGGAAATTGGATCTACGGGCATGAGGGGGGGATGAGGGAATCGTTCGTCGAAATATTCCATAATGACTCTTGAATCGTACAGCACTAGATCCCGGGCTACTAATGTAGGAGCAGAATTATGAGGATTAAGTCGAACCAAATCCTCAGGCAAGTTAGCTGGATCTATATCAATAATATCTGCGGAAATATTCTTTTCCGCGATGACAATGCGAGTACGGTGACAAAACGGACACAAGGGATCCGAAAATAAGGCCGCTACAGAACGTTTACCAGGTGAAAGGGCCATAAAAGCTTATCTACCCTATTATTTCCGCGAACAACCCGATGAATTTTTGACGGAGAATTGCTCACGCCAAAGTGGAGATTCTGACGTGAGCTCTTCTTGTGTCCCCCAGAAAAATACTTTCAGCCTTGCCGACAGATAAGCGACTGAAGATTGTCTAGAGATTCCTCTCAATGAATATTTTTCCAGTATTCCTTTTTAAGGAAATAGGCGACACCACAAAATAGCGCAATATAAAGCAGAACCCAAGGACCGAGTTTTTCCCGCTCAAGCCGGGCAGGTTCACCCATATAGGTCATAAAGTTGACTAAATCATCCAGCATTTTCTCGTACTCGCTGGCACTTAGGGTACCCGCAACCGTCAATTCAAGCTTTGTACTGTGGGTTTTGCCGTCTTTATCCACGAGCTCTTGCCAGCCTTGCAGAGGCCACAAAACATGGGGCATGGCTGTATCCTTGAATACCAAATTATTGACGCCGTTAGGGCGGCTAGGATCCAGGTAAAAAGTTCGCAGATAAGTGTGCAGCCATTCAGGACCTCGGGAGCGAGCAACCAAAGTCAAATCCGGTGGGGTCACGCCAAACCAGCGTTCAGAGTCCTTGGGCTGCATTGCAATGGTCATGGGATCGTGGATCTTATTGGTGGTGAACATCAGGTTATCGGTGACCTCCTGCTCGGTCAGGCCGAGATCCTGCGCCATGCGGCTATAGCGCATATATTTGGCCGAGTGGCAGCTAAGGCAATAATTCACAAATACCTGAGCACCCCGTTGTAAAGAGGCCTTATCATTAACATTTATCTCCACGGTATCGAGAGGGTAGTTGCTTGATGAGGCCCAAGCCAAGGAGGTCGATGAGATAAAAAGGAGTAAACACGTCGTCATTCTTTTCATTTTGAGGTCACCCTTTCCGGAACGGGTTTGGTTTTATCCATCTTGGTATAGATTGGCATTAGCAAAAAGAAAGAGAAATAAAGTATTGAAAATACCCGGGCAAACATGGTCATTACCGGGGTGGCCGGTTGGGTACCCAGGTAGCCTAGTCCCAGAAAGCTAATGACGAAGATTCCGATGGCAGCCTTATAAAGCCATCCTCGATAACGGATGGACTTGACCGGGCTACGATCCAACCAAGGCAGAAAAAACCATAGAAAAATAGCGGCATCCATAGCGAGGACGCCTAGTAATTTATCGGGTACTGATCGCAATATGGAGTAGAAGGGGGTGAGGTACCACAGGGGCCTGATATGTTCAGGTGTGGCGAGTGGGTTAGCGGGTTCAAAGTTGTCATGTTCTAGAAACCAGCCACCAAAACCAGGAGCATAGAAAATGACCCAGGCAAATAGGAGTAGAAATACCCCAACCCCCCACAGATCCTTGACTGTGTAGTAAGGATGGAAGGGAATGCCGTCGAGAGGAACACCTTTGGGGTCCTTTTTCTCTTTGATTTCCACTCCGTCCGGATTATTGGAACCTGTTTGATGTAAGGCAATAATATGAGCGACAACCAACGCAAGCAGCAATAGAGGCATCAGAAACACATGGAAGGCGAAGAAACGGTTTAGGGTCGCATCGGAGACCACAAAATCGCCTCGGATCCATTCGGATAAGCCGTCACCAATGATCGGAAAAGCTCCAAAGAGGGAGATAGTAACTTGAGCGCCCCAGTACGACATTTGCCCCCAGGGCAGCAAGTAACCCATAAAAGCTTCTGCTATCAGGGTAAGGTAGATAAGCACACCAATAATCCATATTAATTCCCGGGGCTTTTTATGTGAACCGTAAATGACTCCCCGAAACATATGGAGGTAAATCAAAATGAAGAATGCCGAGGCCCCGGTAGAATGCATATAGCGGATCAACCAGCCCCATTCCACATCCCGCATAATATATTCAACGGAGCCGAAGGCGAGATCAGCCGCCGGCTTATAATGCATGGTCAGGAAGAGTCCGGTAAGTAACTGGATAACCAGCACCAGCATGGCCAAAGAGCCAAAAAAATACCAAACGTTGAAGTTTTTTGGTGCGTAATATTCCGATAAATGCTCTTTCCATGGCTTGGAAATGGGAAGGCGGGTATCAATCCAGGTAAAAATTTGATTTATTGTGTTTTTCATTAGGTTGCCTCACTTGGGGATTCGCCAATCCGCAGGCGGTTTTCAGCAAGAAAGCGATAGGGTGGCACCTCTAAATTGGTAGGGGCTGGAACTCCATCATAAACTCGCCCCGACAGATCAAAACGAGAGCCATGGCAAGGGCAGAAAAAGCCGCCTTGCCAATCAGGTCCTAAGTCCTCTGGGGCAACCTCTGGACGGAAGCTCGGGGAACACCCCAGGTGGGTGCAGATCCCGATAACCACTAAAAGTTCAGGTTTAATGGAACGGTAGATGTTTTCAGCGAAGGGGGGTTGTTGACTTTCTACTTCGCTTTGAGGGTCCCGGAGTATATCCTCTTCAGTTAGCGCTTCTATGCTTTCCAATTCTTCTGGGGTCCGGCGGAGGATCCAGACCGGTTTGCCACGCCATTCGACGGTCATGATATGGCCTGGCTCAAGGTTGCTAATATCGACTTCCACAGGGGCCCCCGCGGCTTGCGCCCGTTCGCTAGGCTGCATAGATTTAACGAACGGCACTGCTGTAAAGCCCATGCCTACACCTCCAACTACTGTAGTGGCCGCTGTTAAAAAGCGGCGTTTGCCCTGATCGACGCTATCTGTGCTCATACTTTTGCTCCCTTAACTAAAGCCAATGAATCAGAATGTTATGTAATATAGTTGTTTGAATGAGCGCCTTGGCAAAACTTTTAAGGGGTTTAATTGCTGATGCCCTCGTTTTATCTTGCTAGGCTGCTCTAAGAATATTATGCATAGATGTATAATAAGAAGTTCGGAGCGTCGTTTGCATCGCGCAATTCTAACACAAAGAACCTAAAAATTTCGTAGTGTTAATGATGGTGATTAAGAAGATTTAGGCTAGTGGAACGGCAATGATACCGCTAATGAAGATGTCGTCAAATGTCCCTTGTTGCCGATCAAAGTTATCGGCGTGCCCATTTGGCGGTATATTCTCAAGATGCAGGATATTCTCTCCTAAATAGAACGCCCGAGGTTCCGGCAATATAATAGGCTGGCGGTGCCCGGTACTCAGGAGTGTGCTCGCCTGCGCGTAAGCGCGGTGATAAAAATGGGCATTCCAGCCCTGTTCCAGGCACCAGTCGGTTACACAGGCTAACCAGGTAGCCCTAGAATCGGCTGGCTTAACTCCAGGCTATTATTTTGAAATAACATAGAGGGAGAAAGCTCCAGCTTTTCCATGGCTAGGGTCTAGGCACTGATCGGGTAGAAGAGTATTACCGCTGTATTGGAGTAAATTGAGTCTGGGGAAATTTCATTATTTAAAGCTTGAACCGTAACATCTGCCCTTTGATCGAAACGTTATTGAAATGAGGAGTGATTACCTCCATATTAGCCAAACGAGCTAATTAAGGGGTTAAAAATGTTTTATGTATTGAGCTTAATTTTTAGCCCCAAGGTATCTATTTTACAGGGCTCTCGGGTGGGAGAGTGTCGTTTCGCGCTACACTCTTCCGAGAAAATATTAAACATTAGTTTAATTCCAAGGAAGTTTTGTACCATGCCGATCTATGAATATCGCTGCCAAGCCTGTGGCCATAAAATGGAGTTGCTACAAAAGATAACTGAAGAGCCATTACTTCGGTGTCCCTCTTGTGGTAAGGAACAATTGCGTAAGCTGGTATCCGCTGCCGGATTTCGGTTCAAAGGGGGCGGTTGGTACGAAACTGATTTTAAAAGCGGCAATAAGCGAAACTTGGCTGCTTCCAGTGACGACTCTAAGGAAAGTTCAAACAAGAAGGAAGGTCCCAGCCAGGGGAAGGATAAGCAGGAAAAAACTTCCGGGACTGATTCCAAGTCTACAGGCGATGCCGCCGCTACCGGCTAAGGTCTCTAGCCTAAATAGGCTGCTGTCCTTGAGGGATTGTTGGGATGATTCCTTAACCAGCTTTGGAATCTAGATCTTAAAAAATTAAGTCGTTGAATTTAATTTATATTTAGATTGACTGCAATTCAATAAATGAGTAACTTTCAAAGCTTTTCCAATAGTCTCTAAGGATTTTTTCATGCGTAGCCACTATTGCGGCGAACTTTCCGAGGACCATCTTGAGCAGAGCGTCACTTTATGCGGCTGGGTAAACCGCCGCCGAGACCATGGTGGGGTAATTTTTATTGATCTTCGTGATCGGGAAGGTCTCATTCAATTGGTTTTTGATCCAGAGTATTCTCCGGAAAGCTTTAGGCATGCCGAACAGATACGGAGTGAATATGTGCTTCAGGTCAAGGGCCGGGTACAGCACCGGCCGGAGGGCACTGAAAACCCAGATCTCAAGACGGGCCAAGTGGAAGTATTAGGCCAGGAGCTCATTTTACTTAATGCTTCGGAAACGCCGCCTTTTCCAGTGGATGAAAAATTAGAAGTGGGCGAAGACATCCGGCTGCGCTATCGTTATATTGACCTCCGACGGCCAGAAAGCCTGCAGCGTCTGCGGCTTCGTTCCGCCATTATTCGGCAATTGCGCAAGTTTCTGGATGAGCGAGGTTTTCTTGACATTGATACGCCCATTCTTACACAGTCAACTCCCGAGGGTGCCCGGGATTTTTTGGTGCCAAGCCGTACTCATCCCGGCCAGTTTTTTGCCCTGCCTCAGTCCCCCCAGTTATTTAAACAGCTCCTCATGGTTGCTGGGGTGGATCGCTACTACCAAGTGGTACGCTGTTTTCGCGATGAAGATCTGCGGGCCGATCGCCAACCGGAGTTTACGCAACTTGACATAGAGGCATCCTTTCTTCACGAGGAAGCCCTTATGGCGTTAATGGAAGAGATGTTCAAGGAGCTGTTTGCCACGGTATTAGAGACACCCCTCCATACCCCGTTTATTCGGATGCCCTATGCCGAAGCTTTGGCCTGTTTTGGTTTGGACAAGCCGGACTTACGTATTCCCCTGCGATTGGTGGAAGTGGGGGATTTGATGAAAACGGTGGATTTTAAGGTTTTTGCCCAGCCAGCCCAGAATCGGGATGGGCGAGTCGCCGCATTGAGATTGCCCGGCGGCGGCAAGCTTAGCCGTAAAGAAATTGAAGATTATACTCAATTCGTGGCTATCTATGGTGCCAAGGGTTTGGCTTATATTAAAGTGATTGAGCGCAGCCGCGGGCGAGAGGGATTACAGTCCCCTATCCTCAAGTTCTTGCCTGATGAAGTGATTGGAGCCATGTTGGAACGAATAGGCGCCGAAAATGGAGATATTGTATTTTTTGGTGCTGATAAAGCGTCCATCGTTAATGAATCCCTTGGGGCCTTGCGGGTGAAATTAGGCCATGATCATGGCTTGGTAGAGCATGGCTGGAGTCCGCTATGGATCATAGATTTTCCTATGTTCGAGTGGAATGAGGATGACGACCGTTGGCATGCCTTGCATCACCCTTTTACTGCTCCCAAGGAAGAAGATCTCTCCTTGCTGGAGCAGAATCCGGGGGCTTGCCGCTCCCGTGCCTATGATTTAGTACTCAATGGTACCGAGGTGGGCGGAGGATCTATCCGTATTTCCCAGGCCCAAGTGCAGAGTCAAGTGTTTCGCTTGCTAGGTATTGGTGATGAGGAGGCCCAGGATAAGTTTGGGTTTCTTTTGGACGCGCTGAAATATGGCTGCCCGCCCCATGGTGGGATTGCGTTTGGTTTGGATCGGCTGGTCATGCTGATGACTGGAAGCGCCTCGATCCGGGAGGTCATCCCGTTTCCCAAGACCCAGACAGCGGCTTGCCCGCTTACCGGCGCACCAGGTCAGGTTGCGGAAGCGCAGTTGCGAGAGCTGGGGATTGGGGTACGCAGGCCGCCTTCTGATAAAACCTAACTCATTGAATGTTATTAACCTATCATTGAAGAGCCACAATTTTTAATCCAAGGGGAAAC containing:
- the aspS gene encoding aspartate--tRNA ligase; amino-acid sequence: MRSHYCGELSEDHLEQSVTLCGWVNRRRDHGGVIFIDLRDREGLIQLVFDPEYSPESFRHAEQIRSEYVLQVKGRVQHRPEGTENPDLKTGQVEVLGQELILLNASETPPFPVDEKLEVGEDIRLRYRYIDLRRPESLQRLRLRSAIIRQLRKFLDERGFLDIDTPILTQSTPEGARDFLVPSRTHPGQFFALPQSPQLFKQLLMVAGVDRYYQVVRCFRDEDLRADRQPEFTQLDIEASFLHEEALMALMEEMFKELFATVLETPLHTPFIRMPYAEALACFGLDKPDLRIPLRLVEVGDLMKTVDFKVFAQPAQNRDGRVAALRLPGGGKLSRKEIEDYTQFVAIYGAKGLAYIKVIERSRGREGLQSPILKFLPDEVIGAMLERIGAENGDIVFFGADKASIVNESLGALRVKLGHDHGLVEHGWSPLWIIDFPMFEWNEDDDRWHALHHPFTAPKEEDLSLLEQNPGACRSRAYDLVLNGTEVGGGSIRISQAQVQSQVFRLLGIGDEEAQDKFGFLLDALKYGCPPHGGIAFGLDRLVMLMTGSASIREVIPFPKTQTAACPLTGAPGQVAEAQLRELGIGVRRPPSDKT
- a CDS encoding cytochrome b; the encoded protein is MKNTINQIFTWIDTRLPISKPWKEHLSEYYAPKNFNVWYFFGSLAMLVLVIQLLTGLFLTMHYKPAADLAFGSVEYIMRDVEWGWLIRYMHSTGASAFFILIYLHMFRGVIYGSHKKPRELIWIIGVLIYLTLIAEAFMGYLLPWGQMSYWGAQVTISLFGAFPIIGDGLSEWIRGDFVVSDATLNRFFAFHVFLMPLLLLALVVAHIIALHQTGSNNPDGVEIKEKKDPKGVPLDGIPFHPYYTVKDLWGVGVFLLLFAWVIFYAPGFGGWFLEHDNFEPANPLATPEHIRPLWYLTPFYSILRSVPDKLLGVLAMDAAIFLWFFLPWLDRSPVKSIRYRGWLYKAAIGIFVISFLGLGYLGTQPATPVMTMFARVFSILYFSFFLLMPIYTKMDKTKPVPERVTSK
- a CDS encoding FmdB family zinc ribbon protein, which codes for MPIYEYRCQACGHKMELLQKITEEPLLRCPSCGKEQLRKLVSAAGFRFKGGGWYETDFKSGNKRNLAASSDDSKESSNKKEGPSQGKDKQEKTSGTDSKSTGDAAATG
- a CDS encoding DNA polymerase III subunit chi is translated as MTKVDFYLLTSHQPQASKRFACKLTEKAYRLGHQIYIQTENQAQAQEMDELLWTFRQGSFVPHALINSEEADESPVLIGYEREPEGKLELLINLCAEVPAFFSRFQRVAEIIGQDENHRHAGRQRYRYYRDHGCLLETHELNF
- a CDS encoding leucyl aminopeptidase, whose translation is MNFHATSGTPEKQRTAALVVGVYEDEKLSPSAQRIDKASEGYVSRLIKQGDFAGKKGQTLLLFNLPGVKAERVLLMGCGQKDKVTAKDLRQSWSSAVKTLQTCGATEAMVCPLEAKTKDEELTQWARLIVETAEQALYRYEHTKSKKESLKKPLAKLTLLLEQRSQQPLAEQGIQWGQAIAKGVSLARDLGNLPGNICTPTYLADEARRLAKEYKSLKAKILEQAEMEKLGLGALLAVSRGSRQPPKLIILEYKGAPSKQKPIVLVGKGLTFDAGGISIKPGERMDEMKYDMCGGASVLGTMKACAELELPLNVIAVVPSSENLPDGAANKPGDVLTSLSGQTIEVLNTDAEGRLILCDALTYSKRYRPDVVIDVATLTGACVIALGAHASGLLSNDQPLADCLLAAGQTSGDRAWQLPLWDDYQQQLDSNFADMANIGGREAGSITAACFLARFTEEFRWAHLDIAGTAWLSGKEKGATGRPVPLLTQYLIQHAQEAKAS
- the petA gene encoding ubiquinol-cytochrome c reductase iron-sulfur subunit, whose product is MSTDSVDQGKRRFLTAATTVVGGVGMGFTAVPFVKSMQPSERAQAAGAPVEVDISNLEPGHIMTVEWRGKPVWILRRTPEELESIEALTEEDILRDPQSEVESQQPPFAENIYRSIKPELLVVIGICTHLGCSPSFRPEVAPEDLGPDWQGGFFCPCHGSRFDLSGRVYDGVPAPTNLEVPPYRFLAENRLRIGESPSEAT
- a CDS encoding cytochrome c1 — encoded protein: MKRMTTCLLLFISSTSLAWASSSNYPLDTVEINVNDKASLQRGAQVFVNYCLSCHSAKYMRYSRMAQDLGLTEQEVTDNLMFTTNKIHDPMTIAMQPKDSERWFGVTPPDLTLVARSRGPEWLHTYLRTFYLDPSRPNGVNNLVFKDTAMPHVLWPLQGWQELVDKDGKTHSTKLELTVAGTLSASEYEKMLDDLVNFMTYMGEPARLEREKLGPWVLLYIALFCGVAYFLKKEYWKNIH
- a CDS encoding glutathione S-transferase N-terminal domain-containing protein → MALSPGKRSVAALFSDPLCPFCHRTRIVIAEKNISADIIDIDPANLPEDLVRLNPHNSAPTLVARDLVLYDSRVIMEYFDERFPHPPLMPVDPISRARIRLMLHRIDQDWYRLLGGTKTHRPNISSKTRKMLIEDLTILSPAFEKTPFFMNEEFSLLDCALAPLLWRLLALETELPLQAKLVGDYANRIFARNSFQQSLSAAERAMQTKATSTLSSNGR
- a CDS encoding ClpXP protease specificity-enhancing factor, whose protein sequence is MADNPNHPMTSNRPYLIRALYQWIVDNDLTPHLLVDTTLPGVQIPQQHASEGKIILNIHPNSVRNLCLENDWISFSARFSGTPYKALFPVQATLAIYARENGQGMAFQKGDHDSEPPPPAPDEGSRKPSLRVVK